From the genome of Rhodohalobacter sp. SW132:
TGGGTGCCCTTGAAGAAGCTCACCGGGAGTGGCAGGGAACGCCGTACATTCTCGGCGGAAGCGGTATAAACGGCGTAGATTGCTCCTCTTTTACTCAAATTATTTTCAGAGATTACCTGGGTAAAACACTTCCCAGAAATACCCGCGCCCAGCTGCAGGAGGGGAACAGCGTGCGGCGAAATCAAATTCAGCCGGGTGATCTGATTTTTTTCAGAACCGGTCGCGATCTGCTGCATGTGGGAATCGCAATGGAGAACGGAAGATTTTTACACGCTTCGGTCTCCTCCGGCGTGATGATCTCCCGGCTTGATCAAAACTACTGGGCTTCACGATATCTTGCTACAAGGCGACTGTTCTGAAGGTTGATTTCGTAAATCTTCTCACACTATTTGGACGCCTTCGGTTGAACGCCTTCGGATAGAGTTCTGTTTAGATAGTTGAACAAACGATAATCCAATTCATCATAATCCCATGAGTACCGAAAAGAAAAAAGATCTCAGAACATATACATCTGACCTGCTTGCACTCGAAAAACATTTTATGAATGCGATAAAAAAGCAGAAAGCGTCCGATAAGGTAAAGGACGATCGTGTTATTGAATTGATGCACGAGCTTGACAAGATGGTCTCCACCCATGTGAAATCCCTCGAACGGCACGTAGACAGACTTGGCGGCGAGATGAAATCCGATATCAAATCAAAAATTGCATCGTTTACCGGCTCGGTCGCTGGCCTGATGGATAGCGTACGCAGTGATACGGTTTCAAAGATGATGCGAGATGATTACACCGCCCTTTCTATGATTACAATCGGTTATACCATGCTGCATACCCACGCGCTGGCGGA
Proteins encoded in this window:
- a CDS encoding C40 family peptidase, with product MANQQRAPQQSATDSGQRSSILGALEEAHREWQGTPYILGGSGINGVDCSSFTQIIFRDYLGKTLPRNTRAQLQEGNSVRRNQIQPGDLIFFRTGRDLLHVGIAMENGRFLHASVSSGVMISRLDQNYWASRYLATRRLF